A stretch of DNA from Apium graveolens cultivar Ventura unplaced genomic scaffold, ASM990537v1 ctg6284, whole genome shotgun sequence:
TATATGTGATGAAAgaacttttattaaaattttatgataCTTCCgtgaaatttaaatatatatttataaaaaaaagtttaaaaaattatgaaagaATTATCGCGTTCCAAGTCGACTGACTACATTCACTATAATTTTTGACAAAATATTAGTGAGCTAATAATTAACTTGTTTTCGAATCTCTACATTAGAGTAGGTAATATGATTACATGGggttataaatttaaattttaggGTATCGATTAgggttttagtttttaatttataTCTCATTTATTTTGAGTAATCTATTACGGATGTGATTATTCGAATTATTTTACAAATTCGAATTTAGGGGGTTGAGATTCTTACCATAGAGTGTTCCTACTATTTAGAATAATATTAGACCATCCAACCACATGGATGTTAAAATGGTTACAAGAAAATGTTATAtgcaaattttaacaatttttaatcattagacctcgattattttaacaaataaggtatcattaactTAACTAAATATTTCACCACACAATCTTTTTCGTGGAATTTATGCTCAAATTGACCAACTtcatgattttaaattttttattaaaataacaagttgttaatataatttattatatttttaatattataatattgtaagaaaaaagttaattaattacaattttaattttctagaaattataagaaagcataagaaaaatattaatcgACACTCCTAAATTCGAACGGTTACAGTTGAATTTAGTGCCACTTCTGTAGTCCCCTTGCATTAGATCTAACACACCAAATTTAACCCCTAAAACACTCATCCAATGGTTGAATTTACATTTAATAAAACCAAATTATaagtaaaaaaacaaaaaaatgataaaataaaatttttaaccCGAAGCCCTCCTTTCACTCACGTAACCCACCccttctctttttctctctcccCCTCTATTTCTATTTGTGTCCCTCCCACCATCTTACTCTCCCTCCTGAAGGTAAAAATTCGGTAGAGAGCTAGGtagataatttttcaaaaatttccattttcttgattttaattcgaattagactttttactttaggttgtttattgatgtgttttgaagTTACGAATCGATAGATCATTGAACATGAGCGTGTAGATaattttttcatgatttatgattGACTGTGTTGCTCGATTTACATGCTTGGTATGTGGTGGGGAAATTGTTTATATTAAGGTTTTTTTAGTTTGGTGAATTTTTTGTTAATGTTGTTTTTTTCTTTATAGACGTTCAATTGATTTTGACCGGAATCGGTTAAATGCTAGTTATTTGTAAGTTTGGATATGAATATGAGATTGTTGGGTCAATTTTGAGTGTATTAAATTGAAAAATTGGACTAAAAACTGAGCTTttttgaagaaattaaagctgCTGGAATATGACTGGACCTGGGTAAACTCACTGGAATCTGGAAATTTTCCAATTTCCAGCGAGAGATTTGTCTCTTAAAACTGGTGTTTGTTAATTCAACCGAAGGTGGTGAAATTTAGATTCGCATCTTTGACCATATATGGTCAATTTAATTTTAGGCAgacattttaaatttattcaaaatatttaatagtttgggggggattttgaaattttttggtGAAAAGTCAAATTCAACTACCTTGGTCAAATTTGGCCAGTTGAATTTAAGCGGTTTTTTTTTAAATGGTCAAAACTAGCTGGTCCAATTTACTTTAAAAATGACTGACTTACTAAATATTCCTCCCGTATCATGACCGATCCAGAAACTAAAAGATACGACCGTGTCCTGACATATTTAGGTAAATGCGAGGACTTTTGGCCGGTCGTATTTACCTATTTTTCTTATAGTGATATCTCATCTAAATATGAGGGGTTTGTTAAAATGACGTAATATATAAGTTGATCCACATGTTAAATGACTTAATCAAGGGAAAGATGGGATCTAATAAATTCGACATCataaactttgaattcttgaaGAATTACCCTCACCGATTTTCCAATTTTCAATAGTTCTTGGCTAAATGATATTATACTTCATTTTGATGTCTCTCaactttgtttctttcatttGTACTTAGTGGTGCAACAAACCATATGGTTTCTCTAACCCTCTCAGTTATCTACCTCTCTTTCACCTTTTTCAGTTGATGGAAGTGCTTTGGGCGTGGATCCTATCACGTTTTGCCTTTCcaattaaaattcaaataaattctcttgtgtaataaagaaatatttaatctcattacatcctttatttcacaaattccatatattggcatattaGTTCTTGTATGTTCTTGCAATGACTTGGTTTGCCAAATGTTCACGGTTGTGGTGGTTAATATGTTAAGAGACACCAACACCAAAGGTAAGTCTCATCCGGAGAAAATTAAGGGTTGAGGTATTGTTTCGACCACTTCAAATTGTTTTCATCTTATATCCTTTTCATTTATGAAGGAATAATATGTGCAAAGTTtatatgtttttttaatattttttgttttaataaaagtattGTTGCTTGATTGTCAGGTTTATTAATTATATCATTCACGAGGATTTAATTAAACATgggtttttaaaatatttttatttttgttaaagtATTGTTCCTTGATTAGGTTATAACTGTTCCAGTCATACCTGGTAACGCTTTAAGAGGACATAAGAGAAACTGCAATAGATTAGTTATTCATTCTCCTAATTTTTGTAACTTAAATTTTAGGGAATGAGTGTACTAGTACAACGGATTAAGCATCATCTCTCCCAAGACTTTGAAGAAGGAAGACTGTGCATCTTCACTAGTGTAACAGATTTTTTCTTATGTACACACATTTGCAACATGATGCTCTATGATATGATACATTATTTCTCTACTTGTTTGGGGTCAACTTCAACTTTATACTCACATCCGTGTGCCTCCAGACTCAACTGCAGTTCAGAAGTACACGGTTTAAGTTCCAACTGTATCATTACTGCAAATGTTTGCTTTCCAGCATGGGTGATGGACCCTGGACCTGCTGTGCATTATGGGtgtaaattattaatattatcaaaACAATTCCATTAGTGTTGCAACTATTCTGAATTTTCAGATGTTGCCAGTAGCCGTGAACCATTTGACCTCTGTGAACAACATTATGGAAATTCCTTTAACCTCCCAAGCCTATTTAACCAGCAGCATAATTCAGAGCACAAGTTTAATAATGTCGGAGGAGCGAGGATCACTATTGCAGGTGTCTTGAGAATGAATGAGAATAAGCTCCTGATTAGCATATCCAGACGACTGGGGCACATGGCTCCACGGGCCCACATGATGAATTGAAGAGGAGAAGTTCCAAAGGTTCATCAGATGTGAATTCAGGAGCAGTTCTCTAGGCTCATCAGATGAGTAATCCAAAAGCATGAGAATCTCTTAGGTTATtagatttttaaaccaaaaatGAGAACTTTATAAGGTACATTACAAAAGGACAAGTGCAAGAGGATAATTGGAATTTAAATCGAAAAGGAGAAGGTCTTGTTGGAAGCGTAGATTGGCCTTGAACAAATATATAAAAGCTTTGTATAACACAAACACACACCTGTATatattaataacaataataaacTACAGCTTATATACTCTTGACACAAACACAAGGCTCCTGCCTTTTTCTTTAACAAAGAGCTTCGGCTCTGATTTTTTTTCTCAACTACAactcttctttttcttttcttttttttgtaCATATTACAATACCTATTTGCAGCCTTTTTATAGGCTTGAACAAACATAAGGTTACATCATTGCTTACAGCATCATATTTATTATAACAACTAAACCGTGTATTGAGAACATATGCAGCCTACCTTTATTTGCTCCACAATTTTCTCCACACTGTGTATGCATGCATGTGCTTTGGATTTTCCTGCCTACCATATTTTCAGGAAGCTGTATGTGTCTCTCATCTTATTCACacttgtattttatttattatgTTTATGGAGAGTTTGacttctaacactccccctcaaactcgaCTTTCCATTCCAAGCTTCTTTTTTCATTTTTTGAAATACGTCCGGCTTCAACGGCTTTGTAAAAATATCTGCTAAATTTTCTTCAGTCCTACAATGTACCAACTCCACAATTTTTCCGTTCACCTGCtctcgaataaaatgatattttatgTTGATGTGCTTGCTGCGACTGTGTGACACCGGATTTTTCGCGAGTGAAATAGCAGATTTATTATCCACATAAATAGTAATTGGATCTTCTTTGGCAAGATTTAATTCTCCCAATATATAGCCTAGCCACATAGCTTGACATGCGCATGCTGCTGCTGCGATGTACTCTGCCTCACATGTTGAGAGGGCAACTGTCTGTTGTTTCTTTGATGACCAAGAAATATTGCTGAACCGATATGAAAAACATATCCTGATGTGCTTTTCCCGTCATCCAATCTCCACCATAATCACGATCTGAGTAGCCaactaattttgaattttgagaatgCGTGTAAAACAGACCATGATCAAGTGTACCTTTTATATACCGCAAAATTCTTTTAGCTGCCATGAAGTGATCTTGCTTCGGCTTCTCCATGTACCTACTAACCAATCCAactgcatacataatatctggacgAGTGAAAGTTAGGTACCTCAAACTTCCAACCAAACTTTTAAATAATGTCGGATTTACCGACTCCCTTGTTGAGTCAATTCTGAGCTTATGCTTGACTCTGCTGGCGTACTCACTGGCTTGCATTTCTCCATTCTGAATTTCTTTAAAATCTCCTCGGCATATTTTTTTCTGCGACATAAAAATTCCATCTTTGCTTTGCTTCacctcgactccaagaaagtaAGACATTTGGACcaatatctgtcatctcaaattcgttagtcataactttcttaaaatcatcGAACATACCAGGGTTGTTTCCAGTGAAGATCATGTCATCTACGTATAAGCAAACGATCATAatatctccccctgaatttgtttTTGTGTAGAGAGCATGCTCGTATGGACTCTTCACAAAACCATTTTTCTGAAAGTATTCATCAACCCTTGTGTTCCATGCTCGTGGGGCTTGTTTCAATCCGTACAATGCTTTCTTCAGTCTGTAGACTTTATTTTCTTGGCCTTTTCGAACATATCCTGGAGACTGCTcaatatagacttcttcttcGAGGGAACCATTCAAGAATGCCgacttgacatccatctgaaaaaTCTTCCACTGATTCTGAGCTGCAATTGCTGTAAGAAGTCTTATAGTATcaactcttgcaactggagcGAACACCTCATCATAGGTCAATGCCATATCTCTGTTTGTAGCCTTTAgccaccaaccttgccttgtaCTTTTCAACTTCACCATCTTGATTGGTCTTTGTCTTGTAGACCCATTTGACACCAATGGCTTTGTGTCCTTCTGGAAGATCTGTGAGCTCCCAGGtatcattcttcttgattgcacCAATTTCGTCATCCATGGCTTtgttccatttgctttcttcagaagcttcctcaaatgtaactggatcacattcagccattaaacaaaataaagaataatcAAATGTTGTTTGTACCAGACTTGTTGCTTCATAGATATTATCCAGACTCCGCATCTTGCTTGGTGCTCCCCCTGAACTGTTGCTTCCTCCTGTTGATGGTGTTGATGCGGGAGTTTGTTGATTTGGACTTTGTGGAGGTGTTGGATCATCATCTCCGTCATCTTCAATATTGGGGTCATcatcgtcatcatcatcatcattaaagAATAAACCTCTAACTTTTCTTTCTTCATCACTCCATCTCCAGTAATCTGATTCATCAAAttcaacatctcgagaaatgattaaaTTCTTCGTTAGTGGATTATACAGTCTGTATGCCTTGCTtcttttgtcatatccggtaaagATGCATTTCTCGCCTTTATCATCCAGTTTCTTCCTTTTCTGATCTGGAACATGTGCATATGCAATGCACCCAAAGATTTTGAGATGTCCAACTGATGGCTTGCTACCACTCCATGCTTCATTTGGAGTTTTGTTTCTAACACTTTTTGTTGGACAACGATTCAACAGATAAACAGCACATAACACGGCTTCAGCCCAAAAAGTTCTTGGCATATGCTTTGCTTTCACCATGCTCCTTGCCACGTCAAGAATAGTGCGATTTTTTCTTTCTGCAacgccattttgttgaggagtataCGCCGTTGTCAACTGATGATTGATGCCATGTGCTCTACAGAAACTTCTGAATAAGTTTGAAGTATACTCGCCTCCTCTGTCTGATCTGAGTGTCTTCAAATAATGTCCACTTTGTTTTTCAGCCAgtgctttgaactccttgaatttatcaagagcctcTGCTTTTTTCTTTAATGATATATACCCACTtttcctgctaaaatcatcaataaatgttagGTAATATCTGTTACCTCCGAGTGATGGGATATCAAACGGACCAGCAATATCAGTGTGGACAATCTCCAATGGCCTTctggctctccatgattttccaacAGGAAAACTTTGTCTGTGTTGCTTTCCTTTGACAacatgcttcacacaaattttctGGTTCATTAATTTCTGGCAAGCCATCCACCATCTTTGTTTTTGACACtaattttaagccagaaaatccaagatgaccatatcttaaatgccataaccatgagtcatttttaatgaccgaCTTCAAGCACTTCTGCATTTTCGTCTGCATATCAAGTGTGAACAGAcgattctttgacatctccacatCTGCAATTAATTCTCGAACATGATTTCTGATGATGAGAGAATTATCCTGCATCTCGAAATATTATATCCTTTCTCACAAGTTGGCCAAGACTGATGATATTACTTTTCAAAGCAGGTATATATAAACCTCATTATATACCTTTTCTCACCATTCTTTGATACAATCGTAATTGTACCTTTCCCCTTTAACAGGAATTTTTGAAGAATCGCCAAATGTAACTTCCCCGCTGACGGTTTCATCTATCTCCATAAATAATTCCTTTGTGGCCAGTCTGTGATTGCTGGCCctgagtcaagataccaaacattcttctTGCTTTCCTCGTCTCCTTTATAAGTGAGGAACATAGCAGTACCAACATCTTTATCTTCTTTTGCTGCTGCAAAATGACTAGTTTCTTCCACCTTCGGGGATCTACACTCATAACTGAATGGCCAATTTATTACAGTTATAACACTGAAATTGAGATTTATCACCTCGTTGTTGAAATCCACCTCTTCCTCGGCCTCTAAAATTTGAATACGACCAGATGATTGATAACTTCCCGAATTCTGGCCTCTATTGAAGGACTGCCTTCCTTGTCCTCGTCCACCTCGGTAGCCACCTCTAAAACCACCTCTGCCACGTGCAGAACTGCTACTGCCAGAACTGTCACTGATGGACACCTTACTTTGCAACGCCTTCTCCAAATGGCTTGcatcatcatactggttcattCGTTGCTCGTGGGCTTGAAGGGAACCTACGAGCTCATCAATGGAAATTGTGGATAGATCTTTTGACTCCTCAATTGATGTAACAACGTAATCAAATTTTCTTGTCAATGAACGGAGCAACTTTTCCATGACCCGGATATCATTAAGACTTTCACCGTTTCTTTTCATCTCGTTTGTCACCGTTTTCAAACGCGTAACAAAACCATATTTTCGGAGcttttcatttttaaattttcGAACTCGCCACGTAGAACTTGGAGCCGCACTTTTTTAACTTTTCGACACCCTGGAATGATTTCTGCAGAATCTCCCACGCATCTTTTGCTGTTTTTGCTTCAGAAATTTTTTCAAAGGTAGATTCATCAACACCTTGAAAAATTGTGAATAAcgcctttttatcttttttaCGGGACTCCTTTAACGTCGTCTTCTCGGCATTTGGAAGAGCTGCTTCAGCGGCTGCATCACGGGCTCGCTATACCCATTTTCCACAGTATCCCAGTTATCGTAAGAACCGAGTAACACCTTCATTTGTATACTCCAGTTCCCATAATTTGTTGCCGTCAATTTTGGAATTTGCGGTTGCATCATATTCGCCATTTTTCCTGAACAGAACCTTGGCTCGGATACCACTTATTGGAAGCGTAGATTGGCCTTGAACAATATATAAAGCTTTGTATAACACAAACACAACCTGTATatattaataacaataataacTACAGCTTATATACTCTTGACACAAACACAAGGCTCCTGCCTTTTTCTTTAACAAAGAGCTTCGGCTCTGATTTTTTTTCTCAACTACAactcttctttttcttttctttttttgtaCATATTACAATACCTATTTGCAGCCTTTTTATAGGCTTGAACAAACATAAGGTTACATCATTGCTTACAGCATCATATTATTATAACAACTAACCGTGTATTGAGAACATATGCAGCCTACCTTTATTTGCTCCACAATTTTCTCCACACTGTGTATGCATGCATGTGCTTTGGATTTTCCTGCCTACCATATTTTCAGGAAGCTGTATGTGTCTCTCATCTTATTCACacttgtattttatttattatgTTTATGGAGAGTTTGACTTCTAACAGGTCTAGCTGTCTGTCTCTCACATGATAACTACAAAGAGAGAAGTTTTGCAATGAATAGACACAAAGAACAGAAGCAAAACCTGTAATTAAATATCAAACATGTATAAGTATCCCACAAAAAAGCAAGCCGAGCAATGTATCACAAAAAATGGCACCAAAGTATCTTTATCTTCCAACAAGGTCGGCGATTGGCAAAGCACTTGGTTTGGAAATCTAAGAATTTTCGGTTGCATTGCATATGCACATATTCCTGACAAGAAAAGAAAAAGCTAGATGAGATTAGTGAGATTGTCAAGAAATGTATCTTTACCGCAATGACAAAAAGAAGCAAGGTCTATCGACTCTATAAACCACTAAAAAAATTTAATCTTTTCACGTGGTTGTATGCATGATGAAGTAGACTTTCGGTGATGGAGCGTAAAAAGAAAGATTGTAGCACGTCTATTGTGTAATGAttgatgatgatgaagataacTCTTTGTGTAatgattgatgatgatgatgattgaAGATAAATCAACAAAGATAATAGTGGAAATGATGATCCAATCCTCGGCAAAAGTTCTTAACAAATTCCTATATGTTCACACAATGACATCAGAACGTAGAAGCAATAGTGTAGGTGGGCACCAAAAATATACGGAGTCTCCATGACTCTATAATGCAATAAGTCAGCTGGTACAAACAACCTTTATTGGTTATCCTTTGTTTTGTTTAATGATCTACTAAATTTTAGTAGTGCTTGAGTCACTTTCAAAAGATAAAGAATTCTCCCTAATTTAGGAATCTAAAAAAGTAGATGAATAATATGTTCTTACCTGTGTGCCCTTGAACTTGTCGCTGATCTTCTTCTTGTTGGGACCCAGGTTGGGTCTTGGCTTTGTGACTGTCCTTGCAGAATGAATGTTGGGTATTGGCCTTGGTGTTGCCCTTGATATTGTTCTTGCTGTACGCGAAACAATAGAGTAAAACTACTCAAATTTCAGAAACTAAACATGTTAACATGTTGATgctttaaaataattaagatactaatttttaaaagaaaaacaaaaaatcaaAGCAATTATAATATATTCTAAATGTATTTCTCAGTGTAAATTAATTCTGTTGATCCGCGAGACCTTAAATCTTGAAACACTACAAAGTGTGAAATTTTATTTACAATTACAAAATTGAAATCCTTAATATCATAAAATGAATCCATATATAGTTTAAGTTGGTCACATAGacatatatttaaatatatatttcatacaacacCCATAAAAACATTAATTAATTTCCTACAAAGAGAATAATCACATGAGAGTTAAAACAATTATCTCAAGTTTATCATTACCTAAGCTTAGAGTTTATAAGGGATAACACAAGATTGTGGGGGGTACTTGTACAAATAATACACATATGTGTGTAGAAAAATTTTAGTGGGGTTATTAAGACATACATCTAACATAATAGAGCTAACATATGTGAATTTAAACTTCTACGGATGTTTTTAAGAAGTACGAGTGCTAGAATTGAAATGGACGTTCTAGATTCTTCTTACCatcttcattttttaaaaaataaatgccaaaatagtaatattataatttgaataaatatatttcataatatataGATTTTTAAAAGTAAGTCATATGTTTGGGAGAATATTATATTGGATTTTGAAATGATACAAgtataatcaaaattatttaattttctaTGGGAATAGAAGATGGACAATCATAGATAAAAAACAATAATTAATGTATTATACTTACAAAAACCATCTCATAATCTTCTTTCTATATTTATGTGGCTTCTCAAACAAACATTTTAAAAGTATTTGAGGTTGTGGCCTTAAAAGAAATAAAGCTAGTATGATTAGGCTCAAATATATTCTATTGAATattgtataatttttaaaaataaaatacaatataaaatattatgGTTATAATAGTTTGATATTTTGAGTACAAACATGTAGGTAAAACATGATAATGATTTGTTAATCATGTAAATTATATAGTTATTTAAATGCTATAGGGAGAAAccatctatactatactattataattGATTGGTTTGGTTGGTGCTTAACACCTTCCTAAAATATTTGCTACCACCttccaaaaaaaattaaacacatataatttattaaaatatttaatttatgtatccaacataactacaaactctatcaTTTGTGTAGTAGTTATATCTATATTATAACTTAAACTCTAACTTCTTTACAAACTCTACTATACTACTtacataaaaaaataattatatcattaatttcatatttacattaaatattttataatttattttctttttatgaaaATAAGTAATTTACAAAAGTATGACAAGAAATATTAAAATTACCGGGCACCGCACG
This window harbors:
- the LOC141703166 gene encoding uncharacterized protein LOC141703166, which translates into the protein MKRNGESLNDIRVMEKLLRSLTRKFDYVVTSIEESKDLSTISIDELVGSLQAHEQRMNQYDDASHLEKALQSKVSISDSSGSSSSARGRGGFRGGYRGGRGQGRQSFNRGQNSGSYQSSGRIQILEAEEEVDFNNEVINLNFSVITVINWPFSYECRSPKVEETSHFAAAKEDKDVGTAMFLTYKGDEESKKNVWYLDSGPAITDWPQRNYLWR